A genomic region of Alicyclobacillus sp. SO9 contains the following coding sequences:
- a CDS encoding FUSC family protein: MFASDPGLTRLHTAASAAIGVASTLGVEYGFAKLVHAGPKGTVVSMLFGAVLAMMGMMALAGNDSTWGKVRISAFFPVAIGIGLSAGTLVNHNTDLMLIIFVIVMFAAVAVRRFGVPFFFYGFMGWMGYFFASFMKASLSALPGLFITLIVATIWILLLSATVLRANPSRALLRTRKAFDSRARAVAKASENLLLHVPDQDKMHQRQKLLKRLRARQVQLSEAALMIEGWSAEPGALPVDYSAPALRRRVLDAQQVLDRLAVSAEALVDGSLEVKRLAATTAGHLANRNDEAAVKTARQLEQVIVNGEVELQEQYSAEGFAQAALELAEIGLEKVYESSDANQENNGVVVRVDEFKPVVGLFMGNLPGSPALAQNVPAVGRRWNPLARLDLTLRQAVQVAIAGGLAILAGRELSPVRYYWAVIAAFIMFTGTATRTESFIKGLNRVIGTLVGLFASIAIAEVTAGHTLLVLVVVVTSIFLGLYLIRVSYAYMIFFITIVIGQLYTILHEFSTGLLVLRLEETAIGALMGFIVAVAVVPLSTRDTVRAARNNFLRDLSVFLQAAAAKLRASTVLTKDSNGDSNGDSNGDSNGDSNGDSGVNLDAQSLALDNHLRQLALVAKPLTRPVIWGYSPRVRHRLALYAALATSVRSVAAALRDEHLRDRQWSNGLLQEGEQLAAVFDELAESTAQYAQACSSHKRPRASVQAESASARRQTLLETESIWGICVQSQINDLSSDPVIRRLLHLRGLLYDLETSPSDPL, translated from the coding sequence GTGTTCGCATCCGATCCCGGCTTGACTCGCCTCCACACGGCGGCCTCAGCGGCCATCGGTGTCGCCAGTACCCTCGGTGTGGAATACGGGTTTGCCAAACTCGTCCACGCTGGACCCAAGGGGACAGTCGTTTCAATGCTGTTTGGAGCCGTATTGGCCATGATGGGGATGATGGCGCTAGCCGGTAACGACAGCACCTGGGGCAAGGTTCGTATTTCCGCGTTTTTTCCGGTTGCTATTGGCATCGGTTTGTCTGCTGGAACGCTTGTCAACCATAATACAGACCTGATGTTGATAATCTTTGTGATTGTCATGTTTGCAGCTGTTGCAGTTCGTCGATTTGGCGTTCCCTTCTTTTTCTACGGATTTATGGGTTGGATGGGCTACTTCTTTGCTTCGTTTATGAAGGCCAGCTTGTCGGCCTTGCCGGGTCTGTTTATTACTCTGATTGTAGCAACTATCTGGATTCTGCTGTTATCTGCAACAGTACTCCGGGCAAACCCATCGCGAGCTTTGCTCAGAACTCGAAAGGCGTTTGATTCCAGGGCGCGTGCAGTAGCCAAAGCATCAGAGAACCTCTTGCTTCATGTTCCAGACCAGGACAAAATGCACCAGCGACAAAAGCTTCTGAAGCGACTCCGTGCCCGTCAAGTTCAACTTTCTGAGGCCGCATTGATGATAGAAGGATGGTCGGCTGAGCCTGGAGCACTCCCGGTTGACTATTCGGCTCCCGCATTGCGCCGGCGAGTGTTGGATGCGCAACAGGTATTGGATAGGTTGGCGGTTTCTGCGGAAGCATTGGTAGACGGCAGTTTGGAAGTAAAGCGATTGGCAGCAACAACGGCGGGACACTTGGCAAATCGAAACGATGAGGCAGCAGTCAAGACAGCCCGACAATTAGAGCAAGTTATTGTGAACGGTGAGGTTGAATTGCAGGAGCAGTATTCAGCAGAGGGATTTGCCCAAGCGGCGTTGGAACTTGCTGAAATTGGGTTGGAGAAAGTATATGAAAGCTCAGATGCGAATCAGGAAAACAACGGGGTGGTAGTCCGTGTCGACGAGTTTAAGCCAGTGGTCGGGCTGTTTATGGGGAATCTGCCCGGATCGCCCGCACTAGCCCAAAACGTTCCCGCTGTCGGGAGACGTTGGAATCCGCTGGCACGCCTGGATTTGACTTTACGGCAGGCGGTTCAGGTTGCCATTGCAGGGGGACTCGCCATTCTGGCAGGGCGAGAGCTGTCACCTGTCAGGTACTATTGGGCAGTCATAGCGGCTTTCATTATGTTTACAGGGACCGCAACTCGCACCGAAAGTTTTATTAAGGGGCTCAACAGGGTTATCGGTACCCTCGTAGGTCTGTTTGCCTCCATCGCGATTGCAGAGGTAACAGCTGGTCACACTCTGTTAGTCCTGGTTGTGGTTGTCACTTCGATTTTTCTTGGGCTCTACCTGATTCGCGTGTCCTATGCCTACATGATATTCTTTATCACCATCGTCATCGGTCAGCTCTATACAATTCTTCATGAGTTCTCCACCGGTCTTCTCGTTCTCAGACTGGAGGAGACAGCAATTGGCGCACTAATGGGGTTCATTGTGGCTGTTGCCGTCGTGCCTCTGTCTACTCGGGATACCGTCAGAGCCGCCCGAAACAACTTTTTGCGTGATCTCAGTGTGTTTCTCCAAGCCGCAGCCGCTAAACTGCGTGCCAGCACTGTATTAACCAAAGACTCGAATGGAGACTCGAATGGAGACTCGAATGGAGACTCGAATGGAGACTCGAATGGAGACTCAGGCGTGAATCTTGATGCCCAGTCCCTCGCGCTTGACAATCATTTGCGGCAACTTGCACTTGTTGCAAAACCGCTGACGCGACCGGTCATTTGGGGCTACAGTCCGCGGGTACGGCACAGACTGGCGTTGTATGCTGCGCTGGCAACCAGTGTACGATCTGTCGCGGCTGCCCTTCGCGATGAACATTTGAGAGATAGACAATGGAGCAATGGGTTGTTGCAAGAAGGGGAACAACTGGCTGCGGTGTTCGATGAGTTGGCAGAGTCCACTGCACAATATGCACAGGCCTGTAGTAGTCATAAGAGACCAAGGGCTAGTGTCCAGGCAGAGTCAGCGTCTGCACGCCGCCAGACACTCTTGGAGACAGAATCTATTTGGGGTATCTGTGTTCAGTCGCAAATTAATGACCTGTCTTCCGATCCCGTAATTCGCCGCCTCCTACACCTACGCGGCCTCCTTTACGACTTGGAGACTTCCCCTTCCGATCCGCTATAG
- a CDS encoding MFS transporter, whose amino-acid sequence MRSVQWSALFLGRFGSMLGNWILNASGSVIIYEWTHNVVYIALYNICNQLPSLIIGSWIGFWVQKIKPQFLMVGADILRAVLLILPIVFKTGWVFLLCVFLITAVGYLFLTGQSELFSSIAGDRRDELWSGFSLLHSISVIVGPIIALLALKSPSTALPLWLDAVSFLVSAAAVLSVWNIPYSSPKSPSHPALKSNVFKEMTISIQQLKDYPDKWNVVILSLFIGIFLGVLPVITIPFMTQQQIRVSSYPLLAAMQGAAGIIASFASFSRLRHNDALLYSFAALIAVLGSGFFLAKSLLLLMTFYFFLYLSISFIDVVLEQRLNQAERHRGAIVTTVAALDNAVSLTLMLLTAILLHVWGDADVLHVALPVLGGITLIAILIMWRRASFSSHSDSSAHPFSHR is encoded by the coding sequence TTGCGCTCTGTCCAATGGTCAGCACTGTTTCTTGGCCGTTTTGGGTCAATGTTGGGTAATTGGATTCTAAATGCCAGTGGATCAGTTATTATCTACGAATGGACCCATAATGTGGTATACATTGCCCTTTACAACATCTGCAATCAACTGCCAAGTCTGATCATTGGGTCTTGGATTGGATTTTGGGTACAAAAGATAAAACCGCAATTTTTGATGGTTGGAGCGGATATCCTTAGAGCAGTCTTACTTATCCTACCTATTGTTTTCAAAACGGGGTGGGTATTTTTACTGTGTGTCTTTCTTATTACCGCGGTGGGGTATCTGTTTCTCACTGGACAATCTGAACTGTTCTCAAGCATTGCCGGCGACAGACGGGATGAGCTCTGGTCAGGGTTTTCCCTCTTACATAGTATTTCTGTTATCGTCGGCCCAATTATTGCACTGCTCGCCCTAAAATCACCCTCGACCGCGCTGCCATTGTGGCTCGATGCAGTGTCATTTCTCGTTTCTGCTGCGGCAGTCTTGTCGGTGTGGAACATTCCATATTCGTCTCCAAAAAGTCCTTCTCACCCCGCGCTCAAATCTAACGTGTTCAAGGAAATGACGATTAGCATACAGCAACTGAAGGACTATCCAGACAAGTGGAATGTTGTTATCCTGAGCCTGTTCATTGGTATATTTCTAGGGGTCCTGCCTGTGATTACAATCCCCTTCATGACTCAGCAGCAAATCCGTGTTTCATCTTATCCACTACTTGCGGCTATGCAAGGCGCTGCGGGAATTATCGCATCTTTTGCTTCCTTCAGCAGACTCCGTCATAACGACGCTCTCCTGTACTCTTTCGCAGCCCTTATCGCAGTTCTCGGGAGTGGATTCTTCTTGGCAAAATCACTCTTGCTGCTAATGACCTTCTATTTCTTCTTGTATCTGTCCATCTCGTTTATTGATGTAGTTCTGGAACAACGCCTGAATCAAGCAGAGCGACATCGAGGAGCAATTGTCACCACCGTTGCGGCTCTTGACAATGCTGTCAGTCTCACCTTAATGTTGTTGACTGCCATTTTACTTCACGTTTGGGGTGATGCTGACGTCCTGCACGTTGCATTGCCCGTTTTGGGCGGTATTACACTCATAGCGATTCTCATTATGTGGCGTCGAGCATCCTTTTCATCGCATTCTGATTCTTCCGCTCACCCTTTCTCACACCGCTGA
- a CDS encoding DMT family transporter has translation MQRTVLYAFFMLLAATCFGLTSPIMKFSYRAGFDVQDVTNAQYSIALVVLLVIWLVRLALGKKPPVRMSAKQWLLLAFVGFGSALTSYGYYQALTVLPASLGIVLLFQFTWMVLLIDIIVTRKLPTWEKWIGLAAILVGTVLAVGVYGLRSNQMPVWAIVMGLLGGLGYATVLYASSYVEETGSPIFRSGVTVFAAMLFIAIPFRPTYLWSGTLWHGLWFWGLLVALSSQVFPLLLMLVAIPKIGGRMAGVLGSMELPVAVVAAYLLLGEHVTPLRWFGVVLILLGMIVSELAGSKRRARD, from the coding sequence GTGCAGCGAACTGTTCTTTACGCATTCTTTATGCTTTTGGCCGCCACTTGCTTCGGATTGACATCACCTATTATGAAGTTTTCGTATAGAGCAGGATTTGATGTACAGGATGTCACTAATGCACAGTACAGTATTGCACTGGTCGTCCTTCTAGTCATCTGGCTGGTTCGGCTTGCCCTTGGTAAGAAGCCTCCAGTACGAATGTCTGCAAAGCAGTGGCTGCTCCTAGCCTTCGTCGGGTTTGGGAGTGCACTGACAAGCTATGGGTACTATCAGGCACTGACAGTCTTGCCGGCTTCGCTTGGCATTGTGCTCCTGTTTCAATTCACGTGGATGGTCCTGCTGATTGACATCATTGTGACTCGGAAGCTGCCTACTTGGGAAAAGTGGATTGGACTGGCTGCTATTCTGGTTGGCACAGTCTTGGCGGTTGGCGTCTACGGTCTGCGTTCAAACCAAATGCCAGTGTGGGCCATTGTGATGGGATTGCTGGGAGGATTAGGGTACGCAACGGTGTTGTATGCATCAAGCTATGTGGAAGAAACGGGATCGCCTATTTTTCGATCCGGAGTAACGGTTTTTGCCGCCATGCTATTCATAGCTATTCCGTTTCGGCCCACGTATTTGTGGTCAGGGACCTTGTGGCACGGCTTGTGGTTCTGGGGACTGCTGGTGGCTTTGTCAAGCCAAGTGTTTCCCTTGCTGTTGATGCTCGTGGCAATTCCCAAAATCGGCGGACGCATGGCAGGGGTCTTAGGCAGTATGGAACTCCCTGTTGCAGTAGTAGCAGCCTACTTGTTGCTCGGGGAACACGTGACGCCGCTGCGCTGGTTCGGTGTCGTGCTTATTTTACTTGGCATGATTGTCAGTGAGCTGGCAGGAAGTAAGCGTAGAGCCCGCGACTGA
- a CDS encoding ATP-binding protein has translation MDRVLRGISINRDFKVENGAHILYLFQQQTSYLENLVSYVTDGLALGHIVVVVDSTKAYNQLVKRLSIQFSEENLQYVFFENNEQFYNTHEDFHAESIVKHFGQFMASLPESSHAVLTWAHVIWRKQPDILTKIDEFEQIADKSVKGQRLVSVCAYDGGEMDANLLVKLQRSHDYFMTDKELIRSPLYASSRAKFPSLSVQSKIESELDLYKSKLDFAHVVSHEVRNPLTIIDGYAKMIRTDEHNLSPDSINKLDAIGYYVDVIDQELTNIIETERVLSEELYMKLEPIEPLGTVHHVIELMKVKSIVQNIDFHWTVDAHEQHLMLANPMGLRLILSNVISNAIKYTETGGRVEFDTSINNNQIRFTVRDNGVGMSVQQLNRLYQKYAKLNDSESGQGIGLYVVKNLTNRFNGQIIFTSEVGLGTTVTIDFPLLHRKDSS, from the coding sequence TTGGACAGAGTCTTACGCGGCATCAGTATTAACCGAGATTTCAAGGTGGAAAACGGCGCTCACATATTGTATCTGTTTCAGCAGCAAACATCCTACCTGGAAAATTTGGTGTCATATGTTACAGACGGGCTCGCATTGGGACATATTGTTGTCGTCGTGGATAGTACTAAAGCCTACAATCAATTGGTGAAACGTCTGTCGATTCAGTTTTCAGAAGAAAACCTACAGTACGTCTTCTTCGAAAACAATGAACAGTTTTACAATACTCACGAGGACTTTCACGCAGAGTCCATTGTCAAACACTTCGGTCAGTTTATGGCTTCTTTACCGGAATCAAGCCATGCTGTTCTAACGTGGGCTCACGTTATTTGGAGAAAGCAACCAGACATTTTGACGAAAATAGATGAGTTCGAGCAAATTGCGGATAAGAGTGTGAAGGGTCAGCGTTTGGTGTCTGTCTGCGCATATGACGGAGGAGAAATGGACGCTAATTTACTCGTAAAGCTGCAACGGAGTCACGATTATTTCATGACGGATAAAGAGTTGATTCGCTCGCCGCTTTACGCCTCAAGTAGAGCTAAATTCCCCTCACTGTCCGTACAGTCTAAGATTGAATCCGAACTAGACCTGTATAAATCGAAACTCGACTTTGCACATGTGGTCTCCCACGAAGTCCGCAATCCTTTAACTATCATAGATGGGTACGCAAAAATGATTCGAACAGACGAGCACAACCTCAGTCCGGACAGCATCAACAAACTTGATGCCATAGGATACTACGTTGACGTTATTGACCAGGAACTGACTAACATTATTGAAACAGAACGAGTCCTGTCTGAAGAACTGTATATGAAGCTGGAGCCGATTGAGCCATTGGGAACGGTTCATCACGTTATTGAGCTTATGAAGGTGAAAAGCATTGTCCAAAATATAGATTTCCACTGGACCGTAGATGCCCATGAACAACATCTGATGCTGGCTAACCCCATGGGGCTTCGTCTAATATTGTCGAATGTAATCAGCAATGCAATTAAATACACGGAAACAGGAGGACGTGTGGAGTTTGACACAAGCATTAACAACAATCAAATTCGATTTACCGTTCGTGACAATGGGGTAGGCATGTCTGTCCAGCAATTAAATCGCTTGTATCAAAAGTACGCAAAGCTCAATGACAGTGAAAGCGGCCAGGGAATAGGACTTTACGTGGTAAAGAATCTGACCAATCGCTTTAACGGACAAATTATTTTCACGAGTGAAGTGGGTCTTGGTACGACTGTAACGATTGATTTCCCTCTCCTGCACCGCAAGGACTCCTCGTAA
- a CDS encoding M3 family oligoendopeptidase, producing MGLNQTWNMDLIFAGGSHSESYEKFLKELESNLGGFQAEIEKLGSDATALPQWNSVLQQFNSIDARFGEAFAFVECLTAQDVRDTKASALEDRMMQSRAVYENALNSLDAKLLELKGDVWDELLQQPAVSPIQEAIVERRTLAAEKLDVGRESLISDLSVDGYHAWGSMYSTLVGKLKIPVTKDGETVQMSAGQAANQLTDKNRDFREEVFANWEEAWGNQEDLFARTLNHLAGSRLAVYKQRNWPSVLQEPLEVNRMSEQTLNTMWKVISENKAPFAEFLKRKAQLYGVEKPTWSDVEAPVGDIDKSFTYDEARDFIVEHFSKFNPDLAEFANVAFENRWIEAEDRDFKRPGGFCTSFPLSEQSRIFLTFSGTLSNVATIAHELGHAYHQYVMKGMPQLVTHYAMNVAETASTFAEMIVADAALKAADSDEERIHLLADKLERSVAFYMNIHSRFLFETRFYEARKQGFVDAAALNKLMVDAQKEAFADVLGEYHPHFWAAKLHFHITDVPFYNFPYTFGYMFSTGIYARALAEGPSFADKYVALLRDTGRMQVEDLAQKHLGVDLTKPDFWKQAIDLGIQDVNEFLRLTDPSSH from the coding sequence ATGGGATTAAACCAAACATGGAATATGGATTTGATTTTTGCAGGCGGAAGTCATTCTGAGTCGTATGAAAAGTTCCTCAAGGAATTGGAGTCCAATCTGGGAGGTTTTCAAGCGGAGATTGAAAAACTGGGGTCCGACGCAACGGCCCTCCCGCAATGGAACAGTGTGCTTCAGCAATTCAATAGTATAGACGCACGCTTTGGAGAGGCGTTTGCGTTTGTCGAATGTCTTACTGCGCAAGATGTCCGTGATACAAAGGCAAGTGCCCTTGAAGACCGAATGATGCAATCACGAGCGGTCTATGAAAATGCATTAAATAGCCTGGACGCAAAGTTGCTCGAGTTAAAAGGCGACGTCTGGGATGAATTGCTACAGCAGCCGGCGGTTAGTCCCATTCAAGAGGCAATCGTAGAACGGCGAACATTAGCTGCTGAGAAACTGGATGTCGGACGCGAGAGCCTTATTTCCGACTTGAGTGTAGACGGGTACCACGCCTGGGGCAGCATGTACAGTACATTGGTTGGCAAACTGAAAATTCCGGTGACAAAGGACGGAGAGACTGTTCAAATGTCTGCTGGACAGGCAGCCAATCAACTAACCGATAAAAACCGTGACTTCCGCGAAGAGGTTTTTGCCAACTGGGAGGAAGCTTGGGGCAATCAAGAAGACTTGTTTGCAAGGACTTTGAATCATTTGGCGGGATCACGTTTAGCCGTCTACAAACAACGCAACTGGCCCTCGGTCTTGCAGGAACCGCTCGAAGTGAACCGGATGTCTGAGCAGACCTTGAACACCATGTGGAAGGTAATTTCAGAAAACAAGGCACCTTTTGCAGAATTTCTGAAACGCAAGGCGCAACTGTACGGCGTTGAGAAGCCCACCTGGAGCGATGTGGAAGCTCCGGTCGGAGATATTGACAAAAGCTTCACCTACGATGAAGCTCGAGACTTCATTGTAGAGCACTTCAGCAAATTTAACCCGGACTTGGCAGAATTTGCAAACGTCGCCTTTGAAAATCGCTGGATTGAGGCGGAAGACCGAGACTTCAAGCGCCCTGGAGGCTTCTGCACCAGCTTTCCGCTGTCCGAACAATCAAGAATTTTCCTTACTTTTTCAGGAACGCTGTCTAATGTTGCCACCATTGCTCATGAGTTGGGACACGCCTACCACCAATATGTGATGAAGGGTATGCCGCAATTAGTGACGCATTATGCAATGAACGTGGCAGAAACAGCATCTACATTTGCGGAAATGATTGTGGCGGATGCAGCTTTGAAGGCAGCAGATAGTGATGAGGAGCGGATCCACCTGCTGGCAGACAAGTTAGAGCGAAGTGTTGCCTTCTACATGAACATTCACAGCCGTTTCTTATTTGAGACCCGTTTCTATGAAGCAAGAAAGCAGGGTTTTGTGGATGCTGCAGCGCTGAACAAGCTGATGGTGGATGCACAAAAAGAAGCTTTTGCAGATGTACTGGGTGAATACCACCCTCATTTTTGGGCGGCAAAACTGCATTTTCACATCACTGACGTACCGTTCTATAATTTCCCTTATACGTTCGGTTACATGTTCAGTACGGGTATCTACGCGCGGGCGCTTGCAGAAGGCCCCTCGTTTGCAGACAAATATGTAGCCCTGTTGCGGGATACTGGTCGGATGCAGGTCGAAGACTTGGCTCAGAAACACCTTGGCGTCGATTTGACAAAACCCGACTTCTGGAAGCAAGCCATCGATTTGGGCATTCAGGACGTCAATGAGTTTCTGCGTCTCACAGACCCCTCATCTCACTGA
- the purD gene encoding phosphoribosylamine--glycine ligase produces MTSTSKADLPQNPKVLVVGGGAREHALAWKLAQSRHKPVLFAAPGNPGIRDVAECVDIQANDISGLIGFAKSQAVHLVVVGPEAPLAQGLADELLAAGIPVFGPSQNGAQLETSKAFAKQVMAEAGVPTAAYKVFERAEDAKDYVRAQGAPIVIKADGLAAGKGVVVAQTEAEAEGAIDNIMTHHQFGEAGARVVVEAALTGSEASLMYFVDKNTFVPMLPAQDHKRLGEGDTGPNTGGMGAFAPIPGVDTTGLQQQVSETIVQPVMNWLQEHEIPFRGVLYVGLMLTESGPQVIEFNVRFGDPEAEVVLPLLQSDVLDILWAAAHDSLSDTVLEWHDESAVCVVMATPGYPKSAKTGQEIHFSKELPQHTVCFHAGTKLDGTTLMTAGGRVLTVCARGENLDTARRIAYDAVDCISFEGMQMRSDIGEK; encoded by the coding sequence ATGACCAGTACCAGTAAAGCAGATTTGCCGCAGAACCCAAAGGTGTTGGTGGTGGGCGGCGGTGCACGGGAACATGCACTCGCATGGAAACTCGCGCAGAGCCGTCATAAGCCAGTGTTGTTTGCGGCACCAGGCAACCCTGGCATCCGTGATGTCGCAGAGTGCGTCGACATCCAAGCCAACGACATTTCGGGGCTGATTGGCTTTGCGAAGTCTCAGGCTGTCCACTTGGTTGTTGTGGGTCCGGAGGCACCTCTGGCACAAGGTCTGGCAGATGAACTGCTTGCAGCCGGAATTCCTGTCTTTGGCCCAAGTCAGAATGGAGCACAGTTGGAAACCTCCAAGGCGTTCGCTAAGCAAGTCATGGCGGAAGCAGGTGTTCCCACGGCAGCATACAAGGTGTTCGAACGTGCCGAGGATGCGAAGGACTATGTTCGGGCACAAGGAGCTCCCATCGTTATCAAAGCGGACGGATTGGCCGCTGGTAAAGGTGTAGTGGTGGCGCAGACAGAGGCTGAGGCCGAGGGTGCCATCGACAATATCATGACGCACCATCAGTTTGGAGAGGCCGGGGCCCGGGTCGTGGTGGAAGCAGCATTGACTGGAAGCGAAGCGTCGCTGATGTATTTCGTGGACAAGAATACCTTTGTGCCGATGCTGCCAGCGCAGGATCACAAGCGGTTGGGAGAGGGAGACACAGGCCCCAACACAGGTGGAATGGGTGCTTTTGCTCCCATCCCAGGCGTCGATACAACCGGTTTGCAGCAGCAGGTGAGCGAGACTATTGTTCAGCCTGTGATGAACTGGCTGCAGGAGCATGAAATCCCCTTTCGCGGCGTCCTGTATGTAGGTCTAATGTTGACCGAGTCCGGACCTCAGGTAATAGAATTCAATGTCCGTTTCGGCGATCCCGAAGCCGAAGTGGTCCTCCCCCTGCTGCAATCCGATGTACTGGACATTCTTTGGGCCGCGGCACACGACAGTCTCAGCGACACCGTGTTGGAGTGGCATGATGAGTCGGCTGTCTGCGTTGTAATGGCCACTCCTGGCTATCCGAAATCTGCGAAGACAGGCCAAGAGATTCATTTTAGTAAAGAACTTCCGCAACACACGGTGTGTTTCCATGCAGGCACCAAACTGGACGGCACCACGCTTATGACAGCAGGAGGACGGGTTCTGACCGTCTGTGCACGCGGTGAAAATCTGGACACAGCCAGAAGAATTGCGTATGATGCAGTTGATTGTATATCCTTTGAGGGTATGCAGATGCGGTCTGACATTGGAGAGAAGTAG
- a CDS encoding RNA polymerase sigma factor translates to MSVDVSSLESWYRNYADDVYTFLAYFLTNHDVDDLVQETFARGLRGIRTYDGAASPKTWLMRIAHNVAIDHVRRHHPALLSDDLIESMAGTEPDVSETVIGRDEAEQMLTYLASIKRAYRQVVVLRTILDYSIRDTAAVLGWSESKVSVTYHRALKALRHRLQRTEVRYGDEEDEEKVY, encoded by the coding sequence ATGTCCGTCGATGTATCCAGCCTCGAATCCTGGTATCGCAATTACGCTGACGACGTGTACACGTTCTTGGCGTACTTCCTCACCAATCACGATGTCGACGACCTCGTCCAGGAAACATTTGCCCGAGGCCTCCGAGGCATTCGGACCTATGACGGAGCCGCTTCCCCCAAAACTTGGCTGATGCGAATTGCCCATAACGTAGCCATCGATCACGTTCGTCGACACCACCCCGCCCTCCTCTCCGACGACCTCATTGAATCCATGGCAGGAACTGAACCCGACGTGTCAGAGACAGTCATTGGGAGAGATGAGGCTGAGCAGATGCTGACGTATCTAGCGTCCATCAAACGGGCGTACCGCCAAGTGGTTGTGCTGCGCACAATTCTTGACTACTCGATTCGAGATACAGCTGCTGTGCTTGGATGGTCTGAGAGCAAGGTGAGTGTCACCTACCACAGAGCACTGAAAGCCCTGCGCCATCGACTCCAGCGAACGGAGGTAAGATACGGCGATGAAGAAGATGAAGAAAAGGTTTACTGA